In Deltaproteobacteria bacterium, the genomic window GGACGAGCTCTGCACTGAAGAAAGAGCCAGGTGATGTCGGATACTTACATCTCAGGCCGGATACGGCTTTGCGGGTAATCAAGGGGTTACAGGTCTGGCCGTGCAAACTCCCGCAAGTCTGGTAAAATCATCCCTGGTGGTCCGGGAAGGTTGCACTCCGTAGCGGCTTAGCACCCGGAATTTGAGCCCGAAGGCCCTGGCCGTCGTCTCAGGAAAGAAACAACTCTTTTCACCAAGGTTTATCTTCTCCGCATGGGGAGCCCGTCTTTTTAGGCGGGCTTCTATTTTTTTAGCGCCAGCCGCCAATAGCCAGGACGCGAGCTCCGCTCAAAATAAGTTCGGGTTTATAGCTGCCACCGAGTCGCGTCGCTAGATGCTGACCCCAACCGCCGGTGGTCACGATGCCACCGGTGAGTTCTTGTAGGCGGTGCTGCCGCTGCAAGCGCTGGCGCACTTCGTTTACGGCACCAGCTGTCATCTCGATAGCAGCGTTGAGCATGGCGCTGCGAGTGTTGTTACCCAACCCGAGCCGAACTGATTCAGCGTTGAGCTCAAGCTCCGGATTAATATCAGGTAGCAGACTGGCTGCCTCGTGCAAACTACTAAGAGCCAGCTTGATTCCCGGTAGAATTAAACCGCCTAAATGCCGTCCTTTGGTAGTGACTGCATCTACAGTAGTTGCAGTTCCGGCCGCAATGACGACACCATAGTGGTCTTGGCAACGCCGATCGGAATCGCTAAGACTGGCAAGCCAGCCTTCAATTGCCGCTAATCTATCGATGCCAAGGTCTTTCAGTAGGTAGCCATCACCTCGGCGTCGGACCTGCCGCTTGCTTATTACTACGAGAGGCCACCCCAGCGCCGACGCCATCTGCATGAGTTGCTTGGTGCGCTCTGGTCTTACCGACGTTACGTGCAGAGGGACAGCGTGACCCTCGACGCGTAGTTTGAGCTGGACAAGGGCTTTACGAAGCGAGGTCTCGTCACTCTCGTGCACCACTTGATTGACCCAGTGGGCCGACTCATTGCGCGCATCACGGTAATAGGCAAGCTTGGTGGCAGTATTGCCAATGTCGCAGGTAGCTAGCTCTCTTGACTCCGCACTTTGTAACGCCCACCGCCATCCATGATCAGCGTTGCTAAGGGCTATGAGTTGATCGGGTGAGTCATAGTCGTGAAGGAGTTGTGCGCCGTCGTCCCGCAAAACTCCAAGGCGAGCGTATCGTCGTTCGCTACCAGTTCCCTTGTAAAAGATTTCATCCGGTGTCACAGCATATTCAGCGTAAGCTGTCACTACACGGTCCAGTGGCAACTCGGTCCAGAGCTCCCAAAAGCTCGCGGCAAACTTCTCGGCTAAGTCGTGAATTTCGAGGCTACGGCCAAGAAGGGAGTGCAGGGCCACGGCGCGGTAATCCCCGTCTTTGATGACAGGCGCATGATTGATATTTAAACCGATGCCAACCAGCAACTCACCAAACTCAGATCCGTTTATGCTGGTCTCTACCAAAATACCACCGAGCTTATGCCCACCAAACAAGATATCGTTTGGCCACTTGAGAGTGGTCCTCAGTCCAAACTCACGCTCAATAAACCTTGCCGTAATAACCCCAGCCTTGAGCGGCAAGAGCCCGTGATGCTCCGGCCCAACCCCAGGAGGCGGCAGAACCATCGTGGCATAAAGATTGCCACGTGGGCTAATCCACTCGTGACCATGTCGTCCTCGACCCGCAGTTTGCTCATCGGCCCAGACCATGAAAGGCGCAGCGAAAGGCGCAGCGCGCTTGCCTTCAAGTTCATCATCACGCAGCAACTGCGCCGCATGACGTGAGGTTGAATCTACAGTTTTTAGGTGCAGAACCGCTACGGCTGGCTTGCTCAATCTGAAACCCCTGCCACCGCCGGTGGCCGTCACAGGTCAAATAATAGGCTTAGGTCCGACCAACGCGCAGAGTGAATAATGGCGCCGGTGGATATAAAATTGACGCCTGTTAAAGCAATGTCGCGAACAGTGTCTAGGCGGACATTGCCTGATGCTTCGAGCAAAGCACGGCCGCGCACTGTGCGCACAGCCAACGCCATCTCAGATACCGACATGTTGTCGAGCATGATGAGGTCTGCGCCGGCATCAAGTGCCTCTTGCACCTCGCTCAGATTTGTCGTTTCGACCTCAATTTTAAGCGTCGGCGGTAGACTTTCAAGTAGACGGCTAACCGCGGCACTTATGCCACCAGCAGCGCGAATGTGATTTT contains:
- a CDS encoding biotin--[acetyl-CoA-carboxylase] ligase; translation: MTATGGGRGFRLSKPAVAVLHLKTVDSTSRHAAQLLRDDELEGKRAAPFAAPFMVWADEQTAGRGRHGHEWISPRGNLYATMVLPPPGVGPEHHGLLPLKAGVITARFIEREFGLRTTLKWPNDILFGGHKLGGILVETSINGSEFGELLVGIGLNINHAPVIKDGDYRAVALHSLLGRSLEIHDLAEKFAASFWELWTELPLDRVVTAYAEYAVTPDEIFYKGTGSERRYARLGVLRDDGAQLLHDYDSPDQLIALSNADHGWRWALQSAESRELATCDIGNTATKLAYYRDARNESAHWVNQVVHESDETSLRKALVQLKLRVEGHAVPLHVTSVRPERTKQLMQMASALGWPLVVISKRQVRRRGDGYLLKDLGIDRLAAIEGWLASLSDSDRRCQDHYGVVIAAGTATTVDAVTTKGRHLGGLILPGIKLALSSLHEAASLLPDINPELELNAESVRLGLGNNTRSAMLNAAIEMTAGAVNEVRQRLQRQHRLQELTGGIVTTGGWGQHLATRLGGSYKPELILSGARVLAIGGWR